The Gillisia sp. Hel_I_86 genome has a segment encoding these proteins:
- a CDS encoding DUF6952 family protein produces MKLPVIRHLQKNNNSEKLQNAIDVLESFTEHRSVTDEEMDVIGELITNLCGAVEVHQLIENGESEIDAANLFVKKVMGSIDR; encoded by the coding sequence ATGAAGTTACCAGTAATTAGACATTTGCAAAAAAACAATAATTCTGAAAAACTTCAGAATGCCATCGATGTATTAGAGAGTTTTACAGAACATAGATCTGTGACCGATGAGGAAATGGATGTGATAGGTGAATTGATCACTAATTTATGTGGTGCTGTAGAAGTACATCAGCTCATCGAAAATGGTGAATCTGAAATAGATGCAGCCAATCTTTTCGTTAAGAAAGTGATGGGTTCCATAGACCGATAG